In Calothrix sp. PCC 7507, one DNA window encodes the following:
- a CDS encoding glycosyltransferase — MKILHIIPSVAPVRGGPSKAVLEIVRAIRNLGVEADIITTNDDGNDLLDVPLYQFIQYEQVPIQFFPRFSPLVNSVREFAFSSQLTVWLWHNASKYDLLHVHAIFSYTSTIAMAIARFKGIPYIVRPLGQLSKWSLQQSAYKKQIYLNLIERANLKHSWAIHLTSQQEQQEVSSLSLDTPSFILPHGLSIPVSIPNARCRLRKLLNLADDEPIILFLSRLHPKKGLDYLIPALGKLTHHRFTFVLAGSGDKKYEAEIESLLFANGMRDRTHLPGFVTGDIKNLLIQGSDLFALTSHAENFGIAVLETLAVGVPVLLTPGVALAAEVQQHQLGYVTQLDVLAIASAIEHYLTHPHEVQNMGDRARQFILKTYTWDKISTELVLLYSSILNKKFRSNLT; from the coding sequence ATGAAAATACTTCATATTATTCCTTCGGTAGCACCAGTGCGAGGTGGTCCAAGTAAAGCAGTATTGGAGATTGTTAGAGCTATAAGAAATTTAGGTGTAGAAGCAGATATTATCACTACTAATGATGATGGTAATGATTTACTTGATGTACCTCTTTATCAGTTTATACAGTATGAGCAAGTGCCAATTCAGTTTTTTCCGCGCTTTTCTCCTCTAGTTAACTCTGTACGAGAATTTGCTTTTTCTAGTCAGCTAACTGTATGGTTATGGCATAATGCTTCCAAGTATGATTTGCTGCACGTCCACGCTATTTTTTCTTATACTTCTACAATAGCGATGGCGATCGCTCGCTTCAAAGGTATTCCCTACATTGTTCGGCCTCTCGGTCAACTTAGCAAATGGTCACTCCAACAAAGTGCTTACAAAAAACAGATTTATCTGAATTTGATAGAACGGGCTAATCTCAAGCATAGTTGGGCAATTCACCTTACCTCTCAACAAGAACAGCAAGAAGTCTCTAGTTTAAGTTTGGACACGCCTAGCTTTATTCTTCCCCACGGGCTATCTATTCCTGTCTCGATTCCTAATGCTCGTTGTCGCCTCCGGAAACTGCTAAACCTTGCAGATGATGAACCGATCATTTTATTTTTATCCCGTCTACATCCCAAAAAAGGACTAGATTATCTAATTCCAGCTTTAGGTAAACTCACTCATCACCGTTTCACCTTTGTTTTAGCGGGTAGTGGTGACAAAAAGTACGAAGCAGAAATTGAATCTCTTCTCTTTGCAAATGGTATGCGCGATCGCACTCATTTACCTGGGTTTGTCACTGGAGACATAAAAAACCTATTAATACAGGGATCTGATTTATTTGCTCTGACATCCCACGCTGAAAACTTTGGCATAGCGGTTCTTGAGACTCTGGCTGTGGGTGTCCCTGTGCTGCTCACCCCTGGAGTTGCTTTAGCTGCTGAAGTTCAACAACATCAACTGGGTTACGTTACTCAATTGGATGTGTTAGCGATCGCATCTGCTATTGAACACTATTTAACTCATCCCCACGAAGTCCAAAATATGGGCGATCGCGCTCGTCAATTTATTTTGAAAACCTATACTTGGGACAAAATTTCTACAGAATTAGTTCTTTTATATTCATCAATTCTTAATAAGAAATTTCGCTCGAATTTAACTTAG